A section of the Primulina eburnea isolate SZY01 chromosome 1, ASM2296580v1, whole genome shotgun sequence genome encodes:
- the LOC140811197 gene encoding auxin-responsive protein SAUR19-like, with protein MAIRQILRRSLSSERRSNSNGSSYVSKGHFVVYIGESESKQRFVVPISYLNDPSFQHLLSKAEEEFGFCHPMGGITIPCSEDLFIDLTSRLGR; from the coding sequence ATGGCCATTCGACAAATCCTTAGACGTTCTTTATCGAGTGAAAGAAGATCAAACTCGAACGGATCATCTTATGTCTCGAAGGGACATTTCGTTGTTTATATCGGGGAGAGCGAGAGTAAACAACGATTTGTTGTTCCAATATCATACCTAAACGATCCTTCGTTTCAACATTTGTTAAGTAAAGCTGAAGAAGAATTTGGGTTCTGTCATCCAATGGGTGGAATCACCATTCCTTGTTCCGAAGATTTATTCATTGATCTAACCTCTCGTTTGGGAAGATAG